Within Corynebacterium jeddahense, the genomic segment GTCATGCACTAACGTACGGAGCTTTCGATCAGCTTCGTAAAGTTCGGCAACGTTAGCGAAATCTGTGCCAGGTACGAACTGATCGAGCCGCCTGCCTGTCGGAGATGGATCTACCTGCCGTGCCGGGTACCAATACGCTGACAGTCGGTAGTACCCGACGCTATTAAGCCACTGTTCCGCCTGAGCTGAATCGACCACCATCCCCCTTTGCCTCAAAAGTGCAATGTGCTGGCTCGTCGTAAGCGCAGGTTTGAGCAAGATCTTATTCTTCTAGCCATCCCCCAATTAGAGATCCAGCCCACTCAACCAACTTTGCAAGCTGGAAGGCGGGCTGAACTATTGCCACTAATTAAAGTCGCACTCTGACGGTCTGTCAAGCCCTAGTCGCGCCCCACCGCGTGCACCGGGGGTGCGAGGAAGCGCCGGGCGAGGGCGTCGAAGCGCTCGGGGTCGCCGGTGGACTCGAAGATGTGGGTGGGGGCGGTGACGGCGTCGTGAAGCATGTCGCCCTCGGTGAGCACCCTGAGCACGTCCTTCGACGTCTCCTCGGCCGAGGAGACGAGGGTGACCTCGTCGCCCACCGCGAGCTGGATCACGCCGGAGAGCAGCGGGTAGTGGGTGCATCCGAGCACAAGCGTATCGACGCCCGCGGCCCGCAGCGGCCCGACATACCCCCGGGCCACATCCAAAACTTCCTTGCCGGAGGTCACCCCCTGCTCCACAAGCGGGACGAACTGCGGGCAGGCCACGGCGGTGACCTCGAGCCCCGGGTGGATGGAGAAAAGGTCCTGGTACGCGCCGGAGTTCACGGTGCCCTGGGTGCCGATCACGCCGACCTTGTTGTTGCGCGTCGTCGCGATGGCGCGGCGCACCGCCGGCTGAATCACCTCGATGACGGGGATGTCGTAGCGCTCGCGCGCGTCGTGGAGGAACGCGGCGGTGGCGGTGTTGCACGCGATGACGAGCATTTTGCAGCCGCGCTCCACGAGCTCGTCGGCGATGCGCTGCGAGTGCGCGCGCACATCCGCGATCGGCTGCGGCCCGTACGGCCCATGCGCGGTGTCGCCGATGTAGATGAGGGATTCGCCGGGCAGCTGATCCATCACTGCGCGGGCGACGGTGAGTCCCCCCACGCCCGAGTCGAACAGTCCGATGGGTGCGTTGTTGCCGGCGTCGTTGCTCACGCCGGCCATCCTATCCCTGCCGGCGGGCCTGCTTCTCAAGCGCTTTGGCCTGCTTCTTCGCCGCGAGCTCCGGCGGGTCGTCCGACGTGATCACCATGCCCGCGACGAAGCCGCCGATCGAGCCGAAGAGGTGCGCCTGCCAGCTCACGCCCTCCGTGCCGGGCAGCACGCCGTAGATGAGACCCGAGTAGAAGAAGCCGAGGACCAAGCCGGTGAGGATCTGCTCGAGCGAGCGGTTGAAGAAGCCGCGGACGAGCAGGTACACGAGCCACCCGTACACGAGACCGGACGCACCGATGTGGTTCGTACCCACCCCACCGAACAGCCACACGCCGAGCCCGCCGATGATGACAACGAACGTGGTCACCTCCCAGAACACGCGCTTGCCGGAGTACCCGACGAGGTACGCGAACAGCGCGCCCGGCAGCGAGTTGGACACGATGTGCTCCAGGTTCGCGTGCAGCAGCGGCGAGGTGAAAATGAGCGGCAGCCCGAGCGGGTCGAGCGGGTGCACACCGAGTGCGACGATGTCCGGGAACACCTGCTCGAGCACGAACACGACCCAGATCACGACGAGGAAGCCGATGGCGAAGCGCAGGCCCGAGTTGCGCTGCTGCTTGCGTTTCTGCGACCTTCGGCCCCGCTCCTTCGGCTGCCGGTACTGCGGGTAGCCGGGCTGCTGGGGCTGGTACTGGGGCTGGTACTGGGGGCGCAGCCCGTACTGCTGCTGGGCCTGTTGCTGGCCCTGCTGCTGGGGCGTCGCGTACGGGTTGTACGGCCCCCGCGGATCGCCGAACGCGGGCGGCTGCGACTCCGGGTGCGAGAACGGGCGCTGGAACGGCTTGCCATAGCCGGGCTGGCCGGTCTGGCCATAGCCCCAGCCCTCTGGAACGTGGTGTTGGTTGCTCATCAAGGCTGAAGCTTAGCGGGTCTGCCAGGGCGGGGCCCGGCGGCGTCGAGGCGGCAGGCGTTGTAAAAATCCGCACGATCCCCTTAGTGCCAGGGTGGTTCTCGGGCGGTGTGGATTTTTACACGATCGCGATGTCGCGCCACGCGGTGACGCCGTACGCGGACTCGGCGCTCACCACCGCGTCGACGATCGCGGCCTGAATCACCCCGGCGCCCACCTGGCCGAGCTGGGCGAGCGCCTCAACGTCGCGCACCGGCGCGGCGCCCGCGGGCGCGGTGGAAACTGCGAAGAGCGTGTCGCCGTCGAGCGGCGAGTGGGCGGGGCGTACGGCGCGGGCGATGCCGTCGTGGCCCGTCATGGCAACGCGCTTGAGCTGGGCCTTCGTCAGCGGCGCGTCCGTGGCAATGACCCCGATGGTGGTGTTCAGCTTTGGTGTGGGGCGCTCGAGCTGGGCGAACGCCTCCAGGTCCACCGCCGGCTGGGCCGGGTCGCCGTAGAGCAGCCCGGTCGCCGGATCCACCACCGAGCCCACCGGGTTGGCCACCACGAACGCCTCGACCGTGTAGCCGGCGGCCCGCGCGCGGGCGTGGCCGAAGCCGCCGCGTAGCACCCCGGCGGTGGCGCCGCAGCCCGCGCCGACAGACCCAGACTCAACCAACCCACCGCCGCCGTCGAGCGCTGCAGCCACGGCGGCGGCGCCGTCGGCGGCGGTGGGCCGGTGCGCCGGGTCGCCCACCACGAGGTCAAAGATCACCGCCGCCGGGACGATGGGCACGCGCGGGCCCGGCGCGCCCTCGCCGAAGACGGGGAAGCCCCGGCCGCGGCGCTCCAGCTCGGCCATCGCGCCGTCCGCGGCCGCGAGCCCAAACGCGGAGCCGCCGCAGAGCAGGATCGCGTGGACGCGCTCGACGGTGTTATGCGGCTCGAGCAGGTCCGTCTCGCGGGTGCCCGGGCCGCCGCCGCGCACGTCCACCGCGGCCGCCATGCCGTCCGGGTCGGCGGCAACGAGCGCCGTCACACCGGTGTCGCCGAGGGAGGTGTGGCCGGTGATGGCCGAAGGTGCGTCGATACGCATTAGTCCATGAGGGCCTGGAGGAGGGAGTCCTGGCAGTACGCGAGCCAGTCGATGAGCGTCTGGCGGTTCTCTCGGGCGGCCTCGCTGCCGGAATCGTCGGCGGAGGCGTAGAGGCGCATGTCGTTGAGCGCGGCGATGAACTGGTGGGCCTCACCTTCCTCGATGGTCACCTCGACGCCGCCGGTCGGCCCGAGCGCGGCATTAACCACCTGCAGGTTCGTCAGCTTCGCGCGGATGATGTCGTTCTCGTGGAGGCTGCGCAGCAGGCCGTTGTCGCCGTCGAACTCCTCGTCGCCCTCGCGCTCGAAGTCGGGCAGGAGGCGGGCGAGCCGGGGATCCGCCGGCGCCTCGGTGTGGCCGGTGGAGACGCCGAGCATCTCAGCGAACTCGTCCTTCGGCGCGGACTGGGCGCGGGCGATGAGCGCCTCGGAGACGGTGGCGGTGAGATCCCCGATCACCTCGCG encodes:
- the murI gene encoding glutamate racemase, with the protein product MSNDAGNNAPIGLFDSGVGGLTVARAVMDQLPGESLIYIGDTAHGPYGPQPIADVRAHSQRIADELVERGCKMLVIACNTATAAFLHDARERYDIPVIEVIQPAVRRAIATTRNNKVGVIGTQGTVNSGAYQDLFSIHPGLEVTAVACPQFVPLVEQGVTSGKEVLDVARGYVGPLRAAGVDTLVLGCTHYPLLSGVIQLAVGDEVTLVSSAEETSKDVLRVLTEGDMLHDAVTAPTHIFESTGDPERFDALARRFLAPPVHAVGRD
- a CDS encoding rhomboid family intramembrane serine protease; the protein is MSNQHHVPEGWGYGQTGQPGYGKPFQRPFSHPESQPPAFGDPRGPYNPYATPQQQGQQQAQQQYGLRPQYQPQYQPQQPGYPQYRQPKERGRRSQKRKQQRNSGLRFAIGFLVVIWVVFVLEQVFPDIVALGVHPLDPLGLPLIFTSPLLHANLEHIVSNSLPGALFAYLVGYSGKRVFWEVTTFVVIIGGLGVWLFGGVGTNHIGASGLVYGWLVYLLVRGFFNRSLEQILTGLVLGFFYSGLIYGVLPGTEGVSWQAHLFGSIGGFVAGMVITSDDPPELAAKKQAKALEKQARRQG
- a CDS encoding P1 family peptidase, producing the protein MRIDAPSAITGHTSLGDTGVTALVAADPDGMAAAVDVRGGGPGTRETDLLEPHNTVERVHAILLCGGSAFGLAAADGAMAELERRGRGFPVFGEGAPGPRVPIVPAAVIFDLVVGDPAHRPTAADGAAAVAAALDGGGGLVESGSVGAGCGATAGVLRGGFGHARARAAGYTVEAFVVANPVGSVVDPATGLLYGDPAQPAVDLEAFAQLERPTPKLNTTIGVIATDAPLTKAQLKRVAMTGHDGIARAVRPAHSPLDGDTLFAVSTAPAGAAPVRDVEALAQLGQVGAGVIQAAIVDAVVSAESAYGVTAWRDIAIV
- a CDS encoding DUF2017 domain-containing protein — encoded protein: MQPWRKKKGLMRSTAKFTTVFDPMEREVIGDLTATVSEALIARAQSAPKDEFAEMLGVSTGHTEAPADPRLARLLPDFEREGDEEFDGDNGLLRSLHENDIIRAKLTNLQVVNAALGPTGGVEVTIEEGEAHQFIAALNDMRLYASADDSGSEAARENRQTLIDWLAYCQDSLLQALMD